A stretch of the Actinomycetota bacterium genome encodes the following:
- a CDS encoding YtxH domain-containing protein: protein MGEEREFSLENFGAGLLAGAALGLLIGVLMAPQSGEATRMQIARRTEEAKLIADELIEQTKKSLEALIERAESLMGLQEKIAWKKIESLREDLKRYDASEA from the coding sequence ATGGGCGAAGAGAGGGAGTTCAGCCTGGAAAATTTCGGAGCCGGCCTACTGGCTGGAGCCGCGCTCGGCCTTCTGATAGGGGTTCTCATGGCTCCCCAGTCCGGCGAAGCGACCAGGATGCAGATAGCAAGGCGGACCGAAGAGGCCAAGCTGATCGCCGACGAACTCATCGAGCAGACTAAAAAGAGCCTGGAGGCCCTGATAGAGAGGGCCGAGTCTCTGATGGGGCTGCAGGAGAAGATAGCTTGGAAGAAGATAGAGTCGCTCAGAGAAGACCTAAAACGCTACGACGCGAGCGAAGCCTAG
- a CDS encoding small multi-drug export protein, with product MKLRYLILTVMPWIELRGAIPLAIKDGEYLAVPFIMAINILIFFPTYYGLELMRRWVKEGSWLSRRLKVVEEKSAPLVRRYGLLGLAVFVMIPLPGTGAYSGTAAAWLLGFRKRTAFFAVALGVILAGIIVSLISLSVRSGLFGLL from the coding sequence ATGAAGCTAAGATACCTCATATTGACCGTAATGCCTTGGATAGAGCTTAGGGGAGCCATACCTTTGGCGATCAAAGATGGGGAGTATCTGGCCGTACCCTTCATAATGGCCATAAACATCCTCATCTTCTTCCCGACCTACTATGGCTTGGAGTTGATGAGGCGCTGGGTCAAGGAGGGCTCTTGGCTAAGCCGGCGGCTCAAAGTGGTCGAAGAAAAATCGGCGCCGCTGGTGAGGAGGTACGGTCTTTTGGGGCTTGCGGTCTTTGTCATGATTCCGCTTCCCGGAACCGGAGCCTATTCCGGCACGGCGGCTGCCTGGCTTCTTGGCTTTAGGAAGAGGACGGCCTTCTTTGCGGTGGCCCTCGGGGTGATCCTGGCGGGAATCATCGTCTCGCTAATAAGCCTCTCTGTAAGGAGCGGGTTATTTGGGCTCCTCTAG
- a CDS encoding D-alanine--D-alanine ligase, with the protein MNGLRVAIICGGSSKEREISLISGEEAYKALAGRGYQAIKIDLDIDISERLKEARPDVAFIALHGRLGEDGAIQGLLEILGIPYTGSKILASALGLNKIVTKKLLKFEGVPTAEFIPLTRSDFIFEAKDAFKEIISKLDLPLVVKPACEGSTIGMSIVKEEADLGPALKEAFRYDEEVLVEEHIEGTEITVGVLGNRDLVALPTLEITYEGEIYDYESKYTAGMSHHVIPARIPGAANEAAQKLATRVHKMLFCRGFSRVDFIVSKDGTPYVLEINTSPGMTPLSLFPDAAKAAGMDMGDLVSRIVELALEEPK; encoded by the coding sequence ATGAACGGACTTAGAGTGGCGATAATCTGCGGCGGCAGCTCCAAAGAGAGGGAGATATCCCTCATCTCGGGCGAAGAGGCCTACAAGGCCCTGGCTGGCCGGGGCTACCAGGCAATCAAGATAGATCTGGATATAGATATCTCGGAGCGCCTAAAGGAGGCCCGGCCTGATGTGGCCTTCATAGCCCTCCATGGCCGCCTGGGGGAGGACGGAGCGATCCAGGGTCTTCTCGAGATCCTCGGCATACCCTACACCGGCTCCAAGATCCTGGCGAGCGCCCTTGGTCTCAACAAGATCGTCACCAAAAAACTGCTCAAATTTGAGGGCGTACCGACCGCCGAGTTCATTCCCCTTACGCGGTCGGATTTTATTTTTGAGGCCAAAGACGCTTTTAAGGAGATTATCTCTAAGCTGGACCTACCCCTAGTCGTCAAGCCAGCCTGCGAAGGGTCGACCATCGGGATGAGCATCGTCAAGGAGGAGGCCGATCTTGGTCCGGCCCTTAAGGAGGCCTTCCGCTATGACGAAGAGGTATTGGTGGAGGAGCATATAGAGGGGACGGAGATTACCGTCGGCGTTCTTGGAAACCGCGATCTTGTTGCCCTTCCCACCCTAGAGATCACCTATGAGGGTGAAATCTATGACTATGAATCGAAGTATACCGCCGGAATGAGTCATCATGTGATTCCGGCCAGAATTCCTGGGGCGGCGAACGAAGCGGCGCAAAAACTCGCCACCAGAGTCCACAAGATGCTGTTTTGCCGGGGGTTTTCCAGGGTCGACTTCATCGTCTCAAAGGACGGCACGCCGTACGTTCTGGAGATAAACACGAGTCCGGGCATGACCCCTTTAAGCCTCTTTCCCGATGCGGCCAAGGCGGCCGGCATGGACATGGGAGATCTGGTTTCAAGGATAGTCGAACTTGCTCTAGAGGAGCCCAAATAA